From the Coffea eugenioides isolate CCC68of chromosome 1, Ceug_1.0, whole genome shotgun sequence genome, the window ATAATGAAAACTAAAAAAAGCTAGTCCACAATAAATAGGACACTGACATTGACATACTGTAGGCTTATTGGctcatgcaagttttcttaATCTACAGATCCATTTGAATTggccattttttcaaaaacaagtttttcaaatataatgatatagtaatacacaaataaaaataacttaaaaacATCTCATCtatataatatttcaaatatttcaaaaacaattaTAATAAAAGTTTTTCTATACActactacagtaaaattttttaaaaatacctcaaaaataactaatttaaACAGAGTAAGTGCCATAATTGTGGGTTAAACTCCATTTATTGTGGGTGAATTAAGAAAGTGCCATAATTTTGGTTGTTGGTCAAACTCCATTTTGAGTAAAAATCAAACGTCCTTAATCAAGATgacaaaaaacataaaaatggACTCGCTTTTTGTATTGTAGTAAAAACTCGTCACTGTAAAGACTTCCTACCCAATATCTTCCAGCAGCAATTCGATTCCCACTGTAAATTTCCAACATCTTTTAAGACTTGATAACCAAACAAAACCGATCAGAATAATCATACCCtcaattttttctgttttaatttaATCCCTTttctatatttcttttttttttttatgtacataTAGTTTCGAAGTCTTCCACCCCTATTAGAACTTTCGTTCTAGTCTCCAACCTACATCTACTTCACTGTTCTTTGTCCCACAACCTAGCAACGGTTTTCATCCTTTTCAGGGTTTCCGAGCATTAACAGTGTTGTCGAACATATTCCCAAAACTTAAACTACGGTTATCATATTCTTTAGGGTTCTTCTGAGTTTCATAGGTGTGTTTAAACATGGAGGAGTACGTTGATTGCGAGTGGGAGGAGTACGTTGATTGCGAGGATTGCGAGTGGCAGGAGTACGTTGATTGCGAGTGGGAGGACTATGTGGTTATCCACCGGAGGTCCGAGGATTTCAAAGTTCCCACCGATGATGATGAGATTGATGTCGCAGCCGCCGGCGAAGAAATGGATGAAGAGTGCTACGAAGTCCCAGTAAATCGTGTTCTGGAAGCCTGCGAAAGTCGTTTTTCAAAGGGTTTTCGAGTTTTGAATCAGGAAGGTATTCTTGCTCGTGTTCAGGATGATATTGCGAAGCTTTCGAGTGTTTTATCGCTTTCCGAGGAAGCGACGACCAGGTTGTTGTGCAAATATGGTTGGAACATTGAAAATCTTTGCGACCAGTGGTTTCCCGATGAAGACAAAGAGAAAGTTTGGAAGGTTTTTGGTTTACTGGGAATAAATCCAATCGGTGATCAATCTGAATCTGCTGCCGGATTTTCTGGTGATTATCTTGTAGCAACTTATATGGGATTAGGCCGGAAAGGGTCCATGAGGTGGTGTCCTGCAGGTTGCGGCCGTGCGGTTGAAATTCTTCTGGGGGAAACAGGTGGGAGGACTTATGATGTTACTTGTGATTGTACACGTGAATTCTGTTGGAATTGTTTAGGGGAGGCTCATAGCCCGGTAGATTGTGAGACTGTGGATAGATGGAAAAAATGTCCTGAATCCCAAAATATGAATTGGGTATTAGCTAATTGTAAGGCTTGTCCATCATGCAACAGACTACTGGAGGATGCTACTGCAGGTATGCAAGCGATTTGTCCATCACCTTGCAATTATGAATTTTGTTGGCTATGCTTAGGTCCGTGGTCGGACCACGATACGACTGCAGATGGATATTACACTTGTAGATTCTACGACGATGTGAAAAAATCCGATGAGTTGGACGAAACTGAGAAAGAAAGGGAGAGGGCTAGGATTTCTTTGGAGAAGTACAGGTATTGTCACGAGAGATGGAGTACTCATGATGAATGGAGGCAAATAGCTTTGTTGGATATGCAAGAATTGAAGGCAGTGCATCTTAAGAACCTGAGTCAAGTTCAGAATCGAAGCGAAGACAATTTGGAGTTTATCATTGATGCTTGGGATCAGATTGTGGAGTGTAGGAGAATTCTGAAATGGGCTTATGTCTATGGCTATTATATACCAGATGATGATCAGTGGAAGATGAACTTTTTCGAGTACGTGCTAGATCAAGCAGAGGCTACTTTGAAGAAACTCCATCAATGTGCACAGACTGAACTGCAAATTTACCTCAAAGTTCCTTTGGAGGATTTTGATGGATTTCGAGTGAAATTGTCTAAGTTGACTTCGGTGACTCGAAAATACTTTGATAAATTGGTTGGAGCAATAGAAAATGGTCTTCTGATGCAGATTCAGAAAGTTGCAAGATAAGAAGCCTTGACGAAGATCTGAAATGAGTTTTAGCAGCTGTTGCAAGGTTCTGATTTCTTCCTTCAGTTATGTAGATACAATTAGGTTGTTTAGGTTCTCTTCTCAGTTTGGTATTTAGTTTTCAAGTTTGTTTGATCAACTAGATGAGCATACTGATTAGGGAATCTGTTTATTGACTGTTTTTTACATGGTAATAATAATGTCGTTTGGATTATTAGTTTGTTGGTTTTAGACATGTTCAAGATTGTTGATGGGGTAGAAAGAATAGGACCTAAAATGCCTGAGTCCAGCTGCTTGAAGGGTAAATAAATAAttgtttaatttatttgtttaattggaGTGATTTATACACTTCTGAGGAATATCTGTTGGAATTACCCTGCATAAATTGGGGTAAAAAAATGGGGCTTTTGTCTTCACTACGTGGTCATCACGAAAAGATAATTGCACTTAACAAAATATTTATTAAGACCAAGTCATCACAATGAATGTCACTctcaaaaaaaagaataaaaaaaaaaaggccatcACTTGATGGAGGTTGTTGAATCGaccattgaattttttttttttggataacgACCGTTGAATGGTTTAAATCAAGAGAACAAGTTGTATTTAATCATAGCCTTTACTCCAGCCTATTTTTTTCCTAGTCAAGCATCCAATTTATTCTATGTATAAATTTGATCATCTTATTACAACTCAACTAGCTCGTGCTACCCAACCATCTCTAAAGTAGTTAGCCACCAATGAGAGAATTAAATCTTTTCATTGATTCCTTTGGATCCACCCCTTCCCTTCAGTGCAAATTAGTGCTTAG encodes:
- the LOC113752508 gene encoding probable E3 ubiquitin-protein ligase ARI8 encodes the protein MEEYVDCEWEEYVDCEDCEWQEYVDCEWEDYVVIHRRSEDFKVPTDDDEIDVAAAGEEMDEECYEVPVNRVLEACESRFSKGFRVLNQEGILARVQDDIAKLSSVLSLSEEATTRLLCKYGWNIENLCDQWFPDEDKEKVWKVFGLLGINPIGDQSESAAGFSGDYLVATYMGLGRKGSMRWCPAGCGRAVEILLGETGGRTYDVTCDCTREFCWNCLGEAHSPVDCETVDRWKKCPESQNMNWVLANCKACPSCNRLLEDATAGMQAICPSPCNYEFCWLCLGPWSDHDTTADGYYTCRFYDDVKKSDELDETEKERERARISLEKYRYCHERWSTHDEWRQIALLDMQELKAVHLKNLSQVQNRSEDNLEFIIDAWDQIVECRRILKWAYVYGYYIPDDDQWKMNFFEYVLDQAEATLKKLHQCAQTELQIYLKVPLEDFDGFRVKLSKLTSVTRKYFDKLVGAIENGLLMQIQKVAR